One window from the genome of Podospora pseudocomata strain CBS 415.72m chromosome 6, whole genome shotgun sequence encodes:
- a CDS encoding hypothetical protein (EggNog:ENOG503PS46), which yields MERPTTKPALKPIYPPSHINICSPFTPKEYTCCHCDNTSNFLVFSQDRRVSSCPHAHDPQTCVPSHHHSNAPQGCQMRDHLGRPPLKLRIPAAFTCATCKNQNSIFKIMAQEQVTCKCGAPYLEAVYDQYGQILLWPGLRGDAAIDELSDPKKVAELRWRLIEMGGMPWVEDETRLRKWVEEQEALEGLQKAEFVRRWMTRQKEEARAALGTLKGLGPGSPGLSPSGSPSPSPSPSPSLENGKGEESWDRLFKVVPKHQIECVETKDSLDDGLAELSVVE from the coding sequence ATGGAGCGACCGACGACGAAACCGGCGCTCAAGCCTATCTACCCTCCCAGTCACATCAACATCTGCTCACCCTTCACCCCGAAAGAATACACATGCTGCCACTgcgacaacaccagcaatTTCCTTGTCTTCTCCCAAGACAGACGGGTTAGCTCCTGTCCCCACGCCCACGATCCCCAGACCTGTGTCCCGAGCCATCATCACAGCAATGCCCCGCAAGGATGCCAGATGAGAGACCACCTCGGCCGACCCCCGCTCAAGCTCCGAATCCCAGCTGCTTTCACCTGCGCGACGTGCAAGAATCAAAACAGCATCTTCAAGATCATGGCACAAGAGCAGGTGACGTGTAAATGTGGTGCACCTTACTTGGAAGCTGTATATGATCAATATGGACAGATCCTTTTATGGCCTGGGCTGAGGGGTGATGCCGCTATTGACGAGCTCTCGGACCCGAAGAAGGTAGCTGAACTCAGATGGAGGTTGATTGAGATGGGAGGGATGCcttgggtggaggatgagactAGGTTGCGGAAATGGGTTGAGGAGCAAGAGGCATTGGAGGGTTTGCAGAAGGCCGAGTTTGTCAGGCGGTGGATGACGAggcagaaggaggaggcgagagCGGCGCTGGGGACGTTGAAGGGTTTGGGACCCGGCTCGCCGGGGCTTTCGCCTTCGGGGTCACCTTCGCCTTCACCTTCGCCCTCGCCGTCATTGGaaaatgggaagggggaggagagttgGGATAGGCTGTTCAAGGTCGTTCCAAAACATCAGATTGAGTGTGTGGAGACCAAGGATTCTTTGGATGATGGGCTGGCTGAGTTGAGTGTGGTTGAGTAG